The following DNA comes from bacterium.
ACAGCAACCTATGCCTATAAAGCAGGGACAGCAACCTATGTCTTGTCTGCATCACGGCACTACATAGGCGAATCTTATGGTGGTGGGATTGTATTCTATGTGTATGATAATGGTCAGCATGGTTTAATCGCTGCCACAGCCGACCAGAGCACAGGAATACAATGGTATAACGGAACCTATAGATATACTGGCTCCTTAGGCGATGGAGTGGGTGCTGGTGCAATGAATACTGCTATGATAGTAGCTACACAAATCAGCGATAACCAAACCGGTAATTTTGCGGCAAAGGTTTGTGCTGATTATTCAGTAACAGTAGGTGGTGTTACTTATGGCGACTGGTACTTACCATCAAAACACGAGCTGAATTTATTGTATCAACAAAAGGATGTGGTTGGCGGTTTTGCTGACTACTACTATTGGAGTTCTACGGAGTACAGTAACTACTACGCCTGGTACCAGAATGTCGACGGTGGCCACCAAGACTACGGCTACTATAAGAGCACCACACTTAGAGTGCGTGCTGTTCGGGCTTTTTAACTATTTGTCTATTTAACGATTTGGGGGTATAGGGGGCTTGCCCCTCTGCGGTAGCTTGCTATTTTGGAGTGCGGTAGCTTGCTACCGCTTTCGGACAAAGCGAAAGCAATCTTTCGCACTCCAAAGCAAAGCCACGGTTCTAAAAAGAAATAAATAAGAATCCGTGCAATCCGTGTGCTAAAAGAATCTAACAATGAGGAGTAAGTAGTTGTGCATTATATTGATATCTTCAGAAAATTTAATGAAAATAAAGTAAAATATTTTGTTATAGGTGGTTTGGCGGTAAACTTCCATGGATTACCACGCTTTACCTATGATATTGATATTCTTATTGAAATGGAAGATGAAAACATAAAACGATTGATTGACCTCCTGACAAAATGGGGATATAAACCTAAAGTACCTGTTAATCCTTATGATTTTGCTATCAAAGAAATACGAGATTCATGGATAAATGATAAAAATATGAAGGCATTTAACTTTTATAATGATAAGGCAATAATATCAGAGATAGATATCATTATAGAAAGTCCTGTTTCATATAAGGATGGAATTAAAAATGCTGTTATTTTTGATGCTGAAGGTATTGCTATTCCTGTTATCTCTCTGGGTGATTTGGTAAAGATGAAAAGAAAAGCAAATAGAGATATTGATTTATATGATATAAAACATTTAGGGGGGAATTATAATGCAGGGGTTTGAAAAGATTGAAGAGAAGATCAAATTTTATAAGAAAAGAAGCTTGAAACAAAAACTTGACTGGTTGTATGAAGCTAACAGGTTTCAAAAAGTGATTTCAGGACAAAAGAAAAGGACTCAAAATAACAGAGATTCAAAATAGAAAGACAGAATGGGGGTAAATTTTTTTAGTCTGCGGATTTAGCAGACTAAAAAGCAGGAGCAAAAGCGAAAGCAGGGTTTTGCAGTCCAGAGAAAAGCGAAAGCAAGCTTTCAAAGAAAAGCGAAAGCAAGCTTTCGCACTCCAGAGCAAAGCGAAAGCAAGCTTTCGCACTCCAAAGCAAAGGAGGGTAACGAAAATGAGTAAAAAGTATTATTTTCAAACATTATTAACTGGTTTAGCTATTGTCTTGTCTTCTCTAACCTTAAGTAGTGGGGCAAATTATTGTGTTCCCATTGGCAGTGGCGATAGTGGTGGAGCAAATCGCAGTTCAACTTCATACCGCCTGCATGATGTCATCGGACAAGCTGTCATTGGCAATTGGCAAAGTGCTCATCATAAATTAGCCGCTAATCTGTATCCATCTTTGACTTCTGCCCAGATTATACTTGTCTCACCTGCTTCAGGGACAGTAGGGATAGTTGTTAGTGTTGAAGGGGCATATTTTTCTCCCACAGAAGCCATCCGGATTGATTTTGGAAATAGTCGCACTATAACTCTGTGTACGACAGATAGTCGTGGTATTTTTGCCACTACATTTACGATAGACAATAAACCGCAGGGAACTCAGACCATCACCGCTACTGGTCTGTCCAGTGGCTCAATAGATGAGGCATATTTCTTTGTTATTCTTTTACCCATAGTCTCTGCCAGTGATTTACCTGACCCATTTAGCCCGGATGGGGATACAATTGACGATACGACTACATTTACACTCTCGGCGACACATCCTCTGGGTATTGATAGTTGGACATTAAATATTTATAGGGATGCCGGCCATACACAATTAGTGAAGAGTTATGGTGCCTCAGGTGCACCACCAGCCATAGTCAGTTGGGATGGCTATGATAACAAT
Coding sequences within:
- a CDS encoding DUF1566 domain-containing protein produces the protein MCRKVSKGKRVFSGLITLGLILWLGVAQVAQAAVPKLINYQGKLTDTAGKPVPDGNYAITFKLYSQPTGGSALWTETNPTIAITNGLFNAILGSVAPLNLDFSQNYYLGIKVGEDPEMTPRQQLTSVGYALRAEYAGTATVAGTATVAGTATYAYKAGTATYVLSASRHYIGESYGGGIVFYVYDNGQHGLIAATADQSTGIQWYNGTYRYTGSLGDGVGAGAMNTAMIVATQISDNQTGNFAAKVCADYSVTVGGVTYGDWYLPSKHELNLLYQQKDVVGGFADYYYWSSTEYSNYYAWYQNVDGGHQDYGYYKSTTLRVRAVRAF
- a CDS encoding nucleotidyl transferase AbiEii/AbiGii toxin family protein; the encoded protein is MHYIDIFRKFNENKVKYFVIGGLAVNFHGLPRFTYDIDILIEMEDENIKRLIDLLTKWGYKPKVPVNPYDFAIKEIRDSWINDKNMKAFNFYNDKAIISEIDIIIESPVSYKDGIKNAVIFDAEGIAIPVISLGDLVKMKRKANRDIDLYDIKHLGGNYNAGV